The following are encoded together in the Ornithorhynchus anatinus isolate Pmale09 unplaced genomic scaffold, mOrnAna1.pri.v4 scaffold_264_arrow_ctg1, whole genome shotgun sequence genome:
- the FASN gene encoding LOW QUALITY PROTEIN: fatty acid synthase (The sequence of the model RefSeq protein was modified relative to this genomic sequence to represent the inferred CDS: deleted 4 bases in 4 codons) has protein sequence MMEEVVIAGMAGKLPESENLQEFWDNLIGGVDMVTDDDRRWKAGLYGLPKRSGKLKELSASTASFFGVHSKQAHTMDPQLRILLEVTYEAIVDGGINPSTLRGSNAGVWIGVSGSETSEALSRDPESLLGYSMVGCQRAMMANRLSYFFDLKGPSIALDTACSSSLLALANAFRAIRVGDCDAAIVGGINLMLKPTTSVQFMKLGMLSPEGTCKSFDSEGNGYCRSEAVVAVFLTKRSLAKRVYATVINAGTNTDGFKEQGVTFPSGDVQERLVSSLYKASGISPDAVEYVEAHGTGTKVGDPQEVNGIVQAFCKSRREPLLIGSTKSNMGHPEPASGLAGLVKVLLSLEHGVWAPNLHFRHPNPEIPALTDGRLKVVAEPTPVRGGLVGINSFGFGGSNVHVILRPHGPRGRPPAPPSPPRLLQVSGRTAEAAQALLDRGRGLGEDRTFVSMLNDIALVPAAAMPFRGYAVLGGESQAAEVKQAPSGEPPLWFICSGMGTQWRGMGLSLMRLEIFRNSILRSDEAVKPLGLKVSELLLSTDEKTFDDIVHAFVSLTAIQIAQIDMLMAMGLKADGIIGHSLGEVACGYADGSLTQEEAVLAAYWRGQCIKEANFPAGSMAAVGLTWAECKKRCPPGVVPACHNSEDTVTISGPQAAVATFIEELKAEGVFAKEVRTGGVAFHSYYMETIAPTLLQALKKVIKNPRPRSSRWLSTSIPEAQWQSGLARTSSAEYNVNNLVSPVLFQEALRHVPDNAVVLEIAPHALLQAVLKRGLKSTCTIIPLMKKDHKDNVEFFLTNVGKLHLSGVNVDSNKIFPPTEYPAPVGTPLISPFIKWDHSQTWDVPTPKDFPNGSGDDSSSVYTVDTGSESPDHFMTGHCIDGRVLYPATGYLVLAWKTLARSLGLVMEQMPVVFEDVTIHQATILPKTGSVQLEVRLMPASRSFEVSENGNLTVSGKAYQWEEPDASVFDNWQGAAETPGDPAGENKLSKDDVYKELRLRGYDYGPTFRGILEASGTGKVGKLLWNENWVTFLDTMLQISILGVSQRSLRLPTRISSVYIDPATHQAKVQPYQEETRAVDVLVNSCLDNVAAGGVLLNRLHATVAPRRQQDLHTPILEKFCFVPYRDDRCLAADSALRDHLRRCKGLIKNLQAKVAQHGIELAVPGLEDSEAAPPEAAPPEGPPETGLLHLLAEACRLQLNGSLAPELAQMVARERGHLNEDPLLNGLLDCGELKACVDTALENTPGHRMKIVEVLARDGHLYSRIPGLLRAQPLLALDYTATDLSAEALAGLQQDGLSTAPWDPAGPAPDGLAGADLLVWNGAAGAPADGAAAALAHMGAAVKEGGFVLVHALLGGETLGETVAFLTAPDRPRKPGPLSQAEWEGLFHKASLDLVGLKRSFYGSAIFLARRHTPKESPVFLSVEDAQFQWVDALKTILADSSAEPVWLTATGCATSGIVGLVTCLRQEPGGERIRCLLVSNLDASSAAPQTGPSSAEMGGIVARDLVMNVYRDGRWGAFRHFPLQPGKPTELTEHAFVNVLTRGDLSSIRWVCSPLRHARDSGPSSLLCKIYYASLNFRDIMLATGKLSPDSIPGKWATRDCMMGMEFSGRDPSGKRVMGLVPAEGLATSALLSTDFLWDVPDGWTLEEAASVPVVYTTAYYSLVVRGGIRKGESVLIHSGSGGVGQAAIAIALSMNCRVFTTVGSAEKREYLQSRFPQLDATSFANSRNTSFERHVLRHTGGRGVDLVLNSLAEEKLQASVRCLAQHGRFLEIGKFDLSNNHALGMAVFLKNVSFHGILLDALFEEGNSEWRRVSELLREGIAAGVVKPLRCTVFGKDRVEDAFRFMAQGKHIGKVVVQVHDEEKQAVVPGAKPDLIPAIAKTFCPANKSYIITGGLGGFGLELARWLVLRGAEKLVLTSRSGIRTGYQAKQVGEWREQGVQVLVSTCDVGTIEGAQQLVDQASQLGPVGGVFNLAAVLRDAMLENQTPEHFQVVNKAKSTGTQNLDRVTRDRCPELDHFVTFSSVSCGRGNAGQTNYGFANSTMERICEQRHHDGLPGLAVQWGAVGDVGIILESMGTNETVIGGTLPQRIASCLEVLDHFLNESHPVMASMVLAEKKSAAHGDGEAQRDLVQAIAHILGIRDLSLVNPDNTLADLGLDSLMGVEVRQTLEREHDLVMAMRDIRQLTIRKLQELSSSSGVPEELKSPTSREESPSQQAGLDLGTLLVNPEGPTLTLLNAVESTERPLFLVHAIEGSITVFHNLAAKLSIPTYGLQCTRAAPLDSIQSLASYYIDCIKQVQPEGPYRIAGYSFGACIAFEMCSQLQAHQTPAHSHHSLFLFDGSHAYVLAYTQSYRAKLTPGCEAEAETEAMYVFMQQFTDADYNKVLETLLPLENLEARVSATVDLIAQDHRGIDRHELGFAAFAFYHKLRAAELYTPKIKYHGNVTLLRAKTGNEYGQGLGRDYNLSEVCDGKVSVHVIEGDHRTLLEGSGLESIVGIIHGSLAEPRVSVREG, from the exons GGATCAACCCCAGCACGCTGCGAGGTTCTAACGCGGGCGTGTGGATCGGCGTGAGCGGGTCGGAGACGTCCGAGGCGCTGAGCCGGGACCCCGAGAGCCTCCTGGGGTACAGCATGGTCGGCTGTCAGAGGGCCATGATGGCCAACAGGCTCTCCTACTTCTTCGACCTGAAAG GGCCCAGCATCGCCCTGGACACGGCCTGCTCGTCCAGCCTCCTGGCCCTGGCGAACGCCTTCCGGGCCATCCGCGTCGGAGAC TGCGACGCCGCCATCGTGGGCGGAATCAACCTCATGTTGAAACCCACCACCTCGGTGCAGTTCATGAAACTGGGCATGCTC AGCCCGGAAGGCACCTGCAAATCCTTCGACAGCGAAG GGAACGGATACTGCCGGTCGGAGGCCGTGGTGGCCGTCTTCCTGACCAAGAGGTCCCTGGCGAAGAGGGTGTACGCCACGGTGATCAACGCGGGCACCAACACCGATGGCTTCAAGGAGCAAG GGGTCACCTTCCCGTCCGGAGACGTGCAGGAGCGGCTGGTCAGCTCCCTGTACAAGGCGTCGGGCATCTCTCCGGACGCGGTGGAGTACGTCGAGGCCCACGGCACCGGCACCAAG GTGGGCGACCCCCAGGAGGTCAACGGCATCGTCCAGGCTTTCTGCAAATCCCGCCGGGAGCCGCTGCTCATCGGCTCCACCAAGTCGAACATGGGACACCCGGAGCCCGCCTCGGGCCTGGCCGGCCTGGTCAAG GTGCTGCTCTCCCTGGAACACGGCGTCTGGGCCCCCAACCTCCACTTCCGCCACCCCAACCCCGAGATCCCGGCCCTGACGGACGGGCGCCTGAAGGTGGTGGCGGAGCCGACGCCCGTCAGGGGCGGCTTGGTGGGCATCAACTCCTTCGGCTTCGGCGGCTCCAACGTCCACGTGATCCTGCGGCCCcacggcccccggggccggccgccggcgcccccgtccccgccccgcctgCTGCAGGTCAGCGGGCGCACGGCCGAGGCCGCCCAGGCCCTGCTGGatcggggccggggcctgggcgaGGACCGGACCTTCGTCAGCATGCTCAACGACATCGCCCTCGTGCCCGCCGCCGCCATGCCCTTCCGCGGCTACGCCGTGCTGGGCGGGGAGAGCCAGGCCGCCGAGGTCAAGCAGGCGCCCTCCGGAGAGCCGCCCCTCTGGTTCATCTGCTCGG GGATGGGAACGCAGTGGCGGGGAATGGGCCTGAGCCTCATGCGCCTGGAGATCTTCCGAAACTCCATCCTGCGGTCGGACGAGGCCGTGAAGCCCCTGGGGCTGAAGGTTTCGGAGCTGCTGCTGAGCACGGACGAGAAGACCTTCGACGACATCGTCCACGCCTTTGTCAGCCTGACGGCCATCCAG ATCGCTCAGATCGACATGCTGATGGCCATGGGCTTGAAGGCAGACGGCATCATCGGCCACTCCCTGGGCGAGGTGGCCTGCGGCTACGCGGACGGCTCCCTGACCCAGGAGGAGGCTGTGCTGGCCGCCTATTGGAGGGGGCAGTGTATCAAGGAGGCCAACTTCCCCGCCGGGAGCATGGCGGCCGTGG GGCTGACGTGGGCTGAGTGCAAAAAGCGCTGTCCCCCCGGCGTGGTGCCCGCCTGCCACAACTCCGAGGACACCGTCACCATCTCTGGGCCGCAG GCGGCCGTGGCCACGTTCATCGAGGAGCTGAAGGCCGAGGGGGTGTTCGCCAAGGAGGTGCGGACGGGCGGGGTGGCCTTCCACTCCTATTACATGGAGACCATCGCTCCCACGCTGCTTCAGGCCCTGAAGAAG GTGATCAAGAACCCCCGTCCGCGATCCTCGCGCTGGCTGAGCACCTCCATCCCCGaagcccagtggcagagcggcTTGGCCCGCACCTCCTCGGCCGAGTACAACGTCAACAACCTGGTGAGCCCCGTCCTCTTCCAGGAGGCGCTACGCCACGTCCCGGACAACGCCGTCGTCCTCGAGATCGCCCCTCACGCCCTGCTGCAG GCGGTCCTGAAGAGGGGCTTGAAATCGACCTGCACCATCATCCCCTTGATGAAGAAGGACCACAAGGACAACGTGGAGTTCTTCCTCACAAACGTCGGCAAGCTGCACCTCTCTGG CGTCAACGTCGACTCGAACAAGATCTTCCCACCCACCGAATACCCGGCCCCGGTGGGCACCCCGCTCATCTCCCCCTTCATCAAATGGGACCACAGCCAGACCTGGGACGTCCCGACCCCCAAGGACTTCCCCAACGGCTCCGGCGACGACTCTTCCTCCGTCTACACCGTCG ACACGGGCAGCGAATCGCCTGACCATTTCATGACCGGCCACTGCATCGACGGCCGCGTCCTCTACCCGGCCACCGGCTACCTCGtgctggcctggaagaccctggCCCGCTCCCTCGGGCTGGTCATGGAGCAGATGCCCGTGGTGTTCGAAGACGTcaccatccaccaggccacgatcCTGCCCAAGACAG GCTCCGTGCAGTTGGAAGTTCGCCTCATGCCGGCCTCCCGCTCCTTCGAGGTGTCGGAGAACGGGAACCTGACCGTGAGCG GAAAAGCGTACCAGTGGGAAGAGCCGGACGCCAGCGTCTTCGACAACTGGCAGGGGGCCGCCgagacccccggggaccccgccggCGAGAACAAACTGTCCAAGGACGACGTCTACAAGGAGCTGCGTCTCCGCGGCTACGACTACGGGCCCACCTTCCGGGGAATCCTGGAGGCCAGCGGCACAG GGAAGGTGGGGAAGCTGCTGTGGAACGAGAACTGGGTGACCTTCCTGGACACGATGCTGCAGATAAGCATCCTGGGGGTGTCCCAGCGCAGCTTGCGCCTGCCCACCCGCATCAGCTCCGTCTACATCGACCCCGCCACCCACCAGGCCAAGGTGCAGCCCTACCAGGAAGAGACCCGAG ccgtGGACGTGCTGGTGAACTCCTGCCTGGACAACGTGGCTGCGGGCGGGGTCCTCCTGAACCGGCTCCACGCCACCGTGGCCCCCCGGCGCCAGCAGGACCTCCACACGCCCATCCTGGAGAAGTTCTGCTTCGTGCCGTACCGGGACGATCGCTGCCTGGCCGCCGACTCCGCCCTCAGGGACCATCTGCGCCGCTGCAAAG gcctgatcaagaaccTGCAGGCCAAGGTGGCTCAGCACGGGATCGAGCTGGCCGTGCCGGGGCTGGAGGACTCGGAGGCGGCCCCCCCGGAGGCGGCACCCCCCGAGGGCCCCCCGGAGACGGGGCTGCTGCACCTCCTGGCGGAGGCGTGCCGGCTTCAGCTGAACGGCAGCCTGGCCCCGGAGCTGGCCCAGATGGTGGCCCGGGAGCGCGGCCACCTGAACGAGGACCCGCTGCTGAACGGGTTGCTGGACTGCGGGGAGCTGAAGGCCTGCGTGGACACGGCCCTGGAGAACACCCCCGGCCACAGGATGAAGATCGTCGAG GTCCTGGCCCGCGACGGCCACCTGTACTCACGCATCCCCGGGCTGCTGAGGGCCCAGCCGCTGCTAGCCCTGGACTACACGGCCACCGACCTCAGCGCCGAGGCCCTGGCCGGCCTGCAGCAGGACGGCCTCTCCACCGCCCCGTGGGAcccggcgggccccgcccccgacggCCTGGCCGGGGCCGACCTGCTGGTGTGGAACGGCGCGGCGGGCGCCCCGGCggacggcgccgccgccgccctcgcccACATGGGCGCCGCCGTCAAGGAGGGCGGCTTCGTCCTGGTGCACGCCCTGCTCGGCGGAGAGACCCTCGGGGAGACGGTGGCCTTCCTCACCGCCCCGGACCGCCCGCGGAAACCGGGCCCGCTCTCCCAG GCCGAGTGGGAGGGCCTATTCCACAAGGCTTCGCTCGACCTGGTGGGGCTGAAGAGATCCTTCTACGGCTCGGCCATCTTCCTGGCCCGACGGCACACCCCGAAGGAGAGCCCCGTCTTCCTGTCCGTGGAGGACGCGCAGTTCCAGTGGGTGGACGCTCTGAAG ACCATCCTGGCCGACTCCTCCGCTGAGCCGGTGTGGCTGACGGCGACCGGCTGTGCCACTTCGGGGATCGTGGGCCTGGTGACCTGTCTCCGCCAGGAGCCCGGGGGAGAGCGGATCCG gTGCCTGCTGGTCTCCAACCTCGACGCCTCGTCGGCCGCCCCCCAGACCGGCCCTTCGTCCGCGGAGATGGGCGGGATCGTGGCCCGGGACCTGGTGATGAACGTCTACCGGGACGGGAGATGGGGCGCCTTCCGACACTTCCCGCTGCAGCCAG GCAAGCCGACAGAGCTGACCGAGCACGCCTTCGTGAACGTGCTGACCCGCGGGGACCTCTCGTCCATCCGCTGGGTCTGCTCGCCGCTCCGCCACGCCCGCGactccggcccctcctccctgctctgcaAGATCTACTACGCCTCCCTCAACTTCCGCGACATCATGCTGGCCACCGGCAAGCTGTCCCCGGACTCCATCCCAG GGAAATGGGCCACCCGCGACTGCATGATGGGGATGGAATTCTCCGGCCGCGACCCCAGCGGCAAGCGGGTGATGGGCCTGGTGCCCGCCGAAGGCCTGGCCACCTCAGCGCTCCTGTCCACGGACTTCCTCTGGGACGTGCCCGACGGCTG GACTCTGGAGGAAGCCGCCTCCGTGCCCGTGGTCTACACCACGGCCTACTACTCCCTGGTGGTCCGCGGGGGCATCAGGAAGGGCGAGTCGGTGCTCATCCACTCCGGCTCCGGGGGCGTGGGCCAGGCCGCCATCGCCATCGCCCTGAGCATGAACTGCCGGGTCTTTACCACCGTGG GCTCTGCCGAGAAACGGGAGTATCTTCAGTCCAGGTTCCCGCAGCTCGACGCCACCAGTTTTGCCAACTCCAGAAACACTTCGTTCGAGCGGCACGTGCTGAGGCACACCGGCGGGAGAG GCGTGGACCTTGTGCTCAACTCTCTGGCGGAGGAGAAGCTGCAGGCCAGCGTTCGCTGCTTGGCCCAACATGGCCGCTTCCTGGAAATTGGCAAATTTGACCTGTCCAACAACCACGCTCTGG GCATGGCGGTCTTCCTGAAGAACGTGTCCTTCCACGGGATCCTGCTGGACGCCCTGTTCGAGGAGGGGAACAGCGAGTGGCGGCGGGTGTCGGAGCTGCTGCGGGAGGGCATCGCGGCCGGGGTGGTGAAGCCCCTCCGCTGCACCGTCTTCGGCAAGGACCGCGTGGAGGACGCCTTCCGCTTCATGGCCCAGGGCAAGCACATCGGCAAGGTCGTCGTCCAG GTCCACGACGAGGAGAAGCAGGCGGTGGTGCCGGGGGCCAAGCCGGACCTCATCCCGGCCATTGCCAAGACCTTCTGCCCCGCCAACAAGTCGTACATCATCACCGGGGGCCTGGGGGGCTTCGGGCTGGAGCTGGCCCGCTGGCTCGTGCTGAGAGGGGCCGAGAAGCTCGTGCTGACCTCGCGGTCTGGCATCCGGACCG GATACCAAGCCAAGCAGGTGGgcgagtggagagagcagggggtgcAGGTGCTGGTGTCCACCTGCGACGTGGGTACGATTGAGGGGGCCCAGCAGCTCGTCGACCAGGCCTCCCAACTCGGACCCGTCGGGGGCGTGTTCAACCTGGCGGCG GTCCTCAGAGACGCCATGTTGGAGAATCAGACTCCAGAGCACTTCCAAGTGGTCAACAAAGCCAAGTCCACCGGCACGCAGAACCTGGACAG GGTGACGAGGGACCGCTGCCCCGAGCTGGACCACTTCGTGACCTTCTCCTCGGTGAGCTGCGGGCGAGGCAACGCCGGCCAGACCAACTACGGCTTCGCCAACTCGACCATGGAGCGGATCTGTGAGCAGCGCCACCACGACGGCCTTCCag GCCTCGCCGTGCAGTGGGGCGCCGTCGGCGACGTGGGCATCATCCTGGAGTCGATGGGCACCAACGAGACGGTGATCGGCGGGACCCTGCCCCAGCGCATCGCTTCCTGCCTGGAGGTCCTGGACCACTTCCTGAACGAGTCGCACCCGGTCATGGCCAGCATGGTCCTGGCGGAGAAGAAGTCGGCGGCCCACGGCGACGGGGAGGCCCAGCGGGATCTGGTGCAGGCCATAGCTCACATCCTGG GAATCCGGGACTTGAGCCTGGTGAACCCCGACAACACCCTGGCGGACCTGGGCCTGGACTCCCTGATGGGAGTGGAGGTGCGGCAGACCTTGGAGCGGGAGCACGACCTGGTCATGGCCATGAGGGACATCCGGCAGCTCACCATCCGGAAGCTGCAAGAGCTGTCGTCCTCCTCGGGGGTGCCAGAGG AGCTGAAGTCGCCCACGTCCAGAGAGGAGAGCCCTAGCCAGCAGGCCGGGCTGGACCTGGGCACCCTCCTGGTCAACCCGGAgggccccaccctcaccctcctcaACGCCGTGGAGAGCACCGAGAGGCCCCTCTTCCTGGTGCACGCCATCGAGGGCTCCATCACCGTGTTCCACAACCTGGCGGCCAAGCTGAGCATCCCCACCTACGGCCTGCAGTGCACCCGAG CCGCACCACTGGACAGCATACAGAGCCTGGCCTCCTACTACATAGACTGTATAAAGCAGGTGCAGCCCGAGGGTCCGTACCGCATCGCCGGCTACTCCTTCGGGGCCTGCATCGCCTTCGAAATGTGCTCCCAGCTGCAGGCCCACCAGACCCCCGCCCATTCCCACCACAGCCTCTTCCTCTTCGACGGCTCCCACGCCTACGTCCTGGCGTACACTCAG AGCTACCGAGCCAAGCTGACCCCGGGCTGCGAGGCGGAGGCCGAGACGGAAGCAATGTACGTCTTCATGCAGCAGTTTACGGACGCCGACTACAACAAG GTGCTGGagacgctgcttcccctggagaACCTGGAAGCCCGCGTGTCGGCCACCGTGGACCTCATCGCCCAGGACCACCGGGGCATCGACCGCCACGAGCTCGGCTTCGCCGCCTTCGCCTTCTACCACAAGCTGCGGGCCGCCGAGCTGTACACGCCCAAGATCAAGTACCACGGCAACGTGACGTTGCTACGGGCCAAGACCGGCAACGAATACGGCCAGGGCCTGGGCAGGGACTACAACCTGTCGGAG gtctgcGACGGGAAGGTGTCCGTCCACGTCATCGAGGGCGATCACCGCACCCTTCTGGAGGGCAGCGGGCTGGAATCCATCGTCGGCATCATCCACGGCTCGCTAGCGGAGCCCCGGGTCAGCGTCCGGGAGGGCtag